A portion of the Mycobacterium paraseoulense genome contains these proteins:
- a CDS encoding TM0106 family RecB-like putative nuclease: protein MFVTGDSIVYSASDLAAAARCEYALLRDFDAKLGRGPAAATEDDLLARTAALGNEHERRELDRLRDEFGDGVAVIGRPAYTLAGLAAAAEATRRAMAGGAPAIYQAAMFDGRFVGFADFLVREDDRYRVIDTKLARSANVTALLQLAAYADALDASGVPVAPEAELHLGDGTAARYRVRDLVPVYRAQRVRLQRLLDEHHAGRAPVRWDDERVSACFRCALCTEQVRASDDLLLVAGMRVGQRDKLIDAGITTVPELARHTGPVPDLSPGAVGKLTAQARLQVRQRESGTPLFEIVDPQPLTLLPEPDPGDLFFDFEGDPLWTLDGREWGLEYLFGVLEAGPSGTFRPLWAHNRVDERKALADFLAMVAKRRRRRPNMHIYHYAPYEKTALLRLAGRYGVGEDQVDELLRSGTLVDLYPLVRKSIRVGAESFSLKALEPLYMGAQLRAGDVTTATGSITSYARYCELRADGRSDEAASVLKEIEDYNHYDCRSTQELRNWLMLRAYESGVLPIGAQPVRGGNTVEDRDRLAATLSRSTGDAAAGGRTPEQTAVALLAAARGYHRREDKPFWWAHFDRLNFPVEEWADDTDVFIAEHASVSVDWNIPPRARKPQRRVRLRGELARGELMSDVFALYDPPAPPGMSDDPDRRAAGRATVIEADDPALPTEVTIVERVGNDGKPFHQLPFALTPGPPIPTTALRESIEATATAVAAGLPRLPRSAVVDILLRRAPRTRSGNGLPRGADTAADITAALLDLDSSYLAVHGPPGTGKTHTAARVVQRLATEHGWRIGVVAQSHATVENLLDCVVDTGLDPARVAKKRNEHGAPRWREIDGSAYAPFIADTAGCVVGGTAWDFANANRIPPDSLDLLVIDEAGQFCLANTIAVAPAAANLLLLGDPQQLPQVSQGTHPDPVDTSALDWLVDGQRTLPDQRGYFLDRSYRMHPAVCAAVSALSYEGRLHSHECSAARRLSGYPPGVQTLTVGHHGNSTESPEEADAIAAEIDRLLGASWTDEHGTRPLTASDVLVLAPYNAQVALLRQRLTVAGLGGIRVGTVDKFQGGQAPVVFMSMTASSADVVPRGISFLLNRNRLNVAISRAQYATVIVRSASLTEYLPSTPAGLIDLGAFLALTEPV from the coding sequence GTGTTCGTCACCGGCGACAGCATCGTGTACAGCGCGTCGGATCTCGCCGCGGCGGCCCGGTGCGAGTACGCACTGCTGCGGGATTTCGACGCGAAGCTGGGCCGGGGCCCCGCCGCCGCGACCGAGGACGACCTCCTCGCACGGACCGCTGCCCTCGGAAACGAACACGAGCGACGCGAACTGGACCGGCTGCGCGACGAGTTCGGCGACGGCGTCGCGGTCATCGGCCGCCCGGCCTACACGCTGGCCGGCCTCGCGGCGGCCGCCGAGGCGACCCGGCGCGCCATGGCCGGCGGCGCGCCCGCGATTTATCAGGCCGCCATGTTCGACGGCCGCTTCGTCGGCTTCGCCGACTTCCTGGTGCGCGAGGACGACCGGTACCGGGTGATCGACACCAAGCTGGCCCGATCGGCCAACGTGACCGCGCTGTTGCAGCTGGCCGCCTACGCCGACGCGCTGGACGCCTCGGGTGTGCCGGTGGCGCCCGAGGCCGAACTGCACCTGGGCGACGGGACGGCCGCCCGCTACCGCGTCCGCGACCTGGTTCCGGTCTACCGCGCGCAGCGCGTGCGGCTGCAGCGGCTCCTCGACGAGCACCACGCCGGCCGCGCCCCGGTCCGCTGGGACGACGAGCGTGTAAGCGCCTGTTTCCGTTGTGCGTTGTGCACCGAGCAGGTGCGCGCCTCCGACGACCTGCTGCTGGTCGCGGGGATGCGAGTGGGCCAGCGGGACAAGCTGATCGACGCCGGCATCACCACGGTGCCCGAGCTGGCCCGGCATACCGGCCCCGTGCCGGACCTTTCGCCCGGAGCGGTCGGCAAGCTGACCGCCCAGGCGAGACTTCAAGTCCGCCAACGTGAAAGCGGCACGCCACTTTTCGAGATCGTCGATCCGCAGCCGCTGACGCTGCTGCCCGAGCCCGACCCGGGCGATCTGTTCTTCGACTTCGAGGGCGACCCGCTGTGGACGCTCGACGGGCGGGAATGGGGTCTGGAATACCTGTTCGGCGTCCTGGAAGCCGGGCCGTCCGGCACGTTTCGCCCGTTGTGGGCGCACAACCGGGTGGACGAACGCAAGGCCCTCGCCGATTTCCTGGCGATGGTCGCCAAGCGCCGCAGACGCCGGCCGAACATGCACATCTACCATTACGCGCCGTATGAAAAGACGGCGTTGCTGCGGCTCGCCGGCCGCTACGGCGTCGGCGAGGACCAGGTCGACGAACTGCTGCGCAGCGGAACGCTCGTCGACCTCTACCCCTTGGTGCGCAAGAGCATTCGCGTGGGCGCGGAGTCGTTCAGTCTCAAGGCACTCGAGCCGCTCTACATGGGAGCGCAGCTGCGGGCCGGTGACGTCACGACGGCCACCGGTTCGATCACCTCCTACGCCCGGTACTGCGAACTGCGGGCCGACGGCCGCAGCGACGAGGCCGCGTCCGTGCTCAAGGAGATCGAGGACTACAACCACTACGATTGCCGCTCGACCCAGGAACTGCGGAACTGGTTGATGTTGCGCGCCTACGAATCCGGGGTCCTGCCGATCGGCGCCCAGCCGGTGCGGGGCGGCAACACCGTCGAGGACCGTGACCGGCTCGCGGCGACGTTGTCGAGGTCCACCGGTGACGCCGCCGCCGGCGGGCGCACGCCCGAGCAGACGGCCGTGGCGCTGCTGGCCGCGGCGCGCGGCTACCACCGGCGCGAGGACAAACCGTTCTGGTGGGCACACTTCGACCGGTTGAACTTCCCCGTCGAGGAGTGGGCGGACGACACCGACGTCTTCATCGCCGAGCACGCGTCGGTCAGCGTCGACTGGAACATCCCGCCCCGCGCCCGCAAGCCGCAGCGGCGGGTGCGGCTGCGCGGCGAGCTGGCGCGCGGCGAACTGATGAGCGACGTCTTCGCGCTCTACGACCCCCCGGCACCACCCGGCATGTCCGACGATCCCGACCGGCGGGCCGCCGGACGCGCCACGGTGATCGAGGCCGACGATCCGGCGCTGCCCACCGAGGTGACCATCGTTGAGCGAGTGGGCAACGACGGCAAGCCATTTCACCAACTCCCATTCGCCCTCACCCCGGGCCCGCCGATTCCGACGACCGCGCTGCGGGAGTCGATCGAAGCCACCGCCACCGCCGTCGCGGCCGGCCTGCCGCGGCTTCCCCGCAGCGCCGTCGTCGACATCCTGCTGCGCCGCGCGCCCCGCACCCGAAGCGGCAACGGGCTGCCGCGTGGCGCCGACACCGCAGCCGACATCACCGCCGCACTGCTGGACCTGGACTCGTCGTACCTGGCGGTACACGGGCCGCCGGGCACCGGCAAGACGCACACCGCCGCCCGCGTCGTCCAGCGGTTGGCGACCGAGCATGGCTGGCGCATCGGCGTGGTGGCGCAATCGCATGCCACCGTGGAGAACCTCTTGGACTGCGTCGTCGACACCGGGCTGGACCCGGCGCGGGTCGCAAAGAAACGCAACGAGCACGGCGCCCCACGCTGGCGAGAGATCGACGGCAGCGCTTACGCCCCGTTCATCGCCGACACCGCGGGCTGCGTGGTGGGCGGCACGGCATGGGATTTCGCCAACGCCAACCGGATACCCCCGGACAGCCTCGACCTGTTGGTGATCGACGAGGCGGGCCAGTTCTGCTTGGCCAACACCATCGCGGTCGCGCCGGCGGCCGCCAACCTGTTGTTGCTCGGCGACCCCCAGCAGCTGCCGCAGGTCAGCCAGGGAACCCATCCCGACCCGGTCGACACCTCGGCGCTCGACTGGCTGGTGGACGGTCAGCGCACCCTGCCGGACCAACGCGGCTACTTCCTGGACCGCTCGTACCGCATGCATCCGGCGGTCTGCGCCGCGGTCTCCGCGCTGTCCTACGAAGGCAGGCTGCATTCCCACGAATGCAGCGCCGCCCGACGGCTGTCCGGATACCCGCCCGGCGTTCAGACGCTTACCGTCGGGCACCACGGCAACTCGACCGAGAGCCCGGAAGAGGCCGACGCGATCGCCGCCGAGATCGATCGGCTGCTGGGCGCGTCGTGGACGGACGAACACGGCACGCGGCCCCTGACCGCATCCGACGTGTTGGTGCTGGCGCCCTACAACGCCCAGGTGGCACTGTTGCGTCAACGGTTGACCGTCGCCGGGCTCGGCGGAATCCGGGTCGGCACGGTCGACAAGTTCCAGGGCGGGCAGGCGCCGGTCGTGTTCATGTCGATGACGGCCTCCTCCGCCGACGTGGTACCGCGCGGAATCTCGTTTCTGCTCAACAGGAATCGGCTCAATGTCGCCATCAGCCGGGCCCAGTATGCGACCGTCATCGTGCGCTCGGCGTCACTGACCGAATACCTGCCCAGCACGCCCGCGGGCCTGATCGACTTGGGCGCGTTCCTGGCGCTGACGGAGCCGGTCTGA
- a CDS encoding MFS transporter translates to MTTATPPSSGGARRAAPDPAHVANRWNLLTQNSPQSQKPWNALWAMMIGFFMIMVDSTIVAIANPTIMTRLHIGYDTVVWVTSAYLLGYAVVLLVAGRLGDRFGPKNLYLIGLVVFTVASVWCGLSGSAAMLIAARVVQGVGAGVLTPQTLSTITRIFPPERRGVAVSLWGATAGVASLVGPLAGGVLVDGLGWQWIFFVNVPIGVLGLALAYWLVPVLPTQSHRFDLVGVALSGVGMFLIVFGLQQGQAAHWEPWIWAMIVAGIGFMTVFVFWQSMNTDEPLIPLAIFGDRDFGLCNVGVAIVSFAATAMMLPLTFYAQAVCGLSPTRSALLIAPMAVANGVFAPFVGRMVDRYHPRPVLGFGFSVLAIALTWLTFEMSPATPIWRLVLPFFATGVGMAFVWSPLTATATRNLPPRLAGAGSAVYNSVRQLGAVLGSAGMAAFMTARIGAEMSSQPSAGPGGEGTATLQLPEFLRDPFAAAMSQSVLLPAFIALFGIVAALFLVGFASPAAAGGPPEAGDMFDDDYDDDDYVECILVRGPEHEAVAPPRAAYGAESRAEPPADRVFRTRRAPADVRTSPRDDPVPHGGPIGFAHNGSHVDARQRFRPVTEPSARAYRSAPSDRAAPPAERPPDGSTRGQRHRRDPDDNPTGYGRHSSGP, encoded by the coding sequence ATGACCACGGCGACGCCTCCGTCGTCCGGGGGAGCCCGGCGCGCGGCGCCGGACCCAGCTCACGTCGCCAACCGCTGGAACCTGCTCACCCAGAACTCGCCGCAGTCGCAGAAGCCCTGGAACGCGCTCTGGGCGATGATGATCGGCTTCTTCATGATCATGGTCGACTCGACCATCGTCGCCATCGCAAACCCGACGATCATGACCAGGCTGCACATCGGCTACGACACGGTGGTCTGGGTGACCAGCGCCTACCTGCTCGGTTACGCGGTCGTGTTGCTGGTGGCCGGGCGACTCGGTGACCGATTCGGCCCCAAGAACCTCTACCTGATCGGTCTGGTGGTGTTCACCGTCGCGTCGGTGTGGTGTGGGCTGTCGGGCAGCGCCGCCATGCTGATCGCCGCCCGAGTCGTCCAGGGCGTCGGCGCCGGGGTGCTCACCCCGCAGACCTTGTCGACCATCACCCGGATCTTCCCGCCGGAGCGGCGGGGCGTCGCCGTGAGCCTGTGGGGCGCCACCGCGGGGGTGGCCAGCCTGGTAGGGCCGCTGGCCGGCGGCGTGCTGGTCGACGGGCTGGGATGGCAGTGGATCTTCTTCGTCAACGTCCCGATCGGCGTGCTGGGGCTCGCGCTGGCGTACTGGCTCGTCCCGGTGTTGCCCACCCAGTCGCACCGGTTCGACCTGGTCGGCGTCGCGCTGTCCGGGGTGGGAATGTTCCTGATCGTGTTCGGACTGCAACAGGGCCAGGCCGCGCACTGGGAACCCTGGATCTGGGCGATGATCGTCGCCGGCATCGGGTTCATGACGGTGTTCGTGTTCTGGCAGTCGATGAACACCGACGAGCCGCTGATTCCCCTGGCGATCTTCGGCGACCGCGACTTCGGCCTGTGCAACGTCGGGGTGGCCATCGTCTCGTTCGCGGCGACCGCGATGATGCTGCCCCTGACGTTCTACGCGCAGGCCGTCTGCGGGCTGTCGCCGACGCGTTCGGCCCTGCTGATCGCGCCGATGGCGGTCGCCAACGGCGTGTTCGCTCCGTTCGTCGGCCGGATGGTGGACAGATACCACCCCCGGCCGGTCCTAGGCTTCGGATTCTCGGTGCTGGCGATCGCGCTGACCTGGCTCACCTTCGAGATGTCGCCGGCGACGCCGATCTGGCGGCTGGTGCTGCCGTTCTTCGCGACGGGCGTCGGGATGGCGTTCGTGTGGTCGCCGCTGACCGCCACCGCGACGCGCAACCTGCCACCACGCCTGGCCGGCGCGGGATCGGCCGTGTACAACTCCGTCCGCCAGCTCGGCGCGGTGCTCGGAAGCGCCGGCATGGCCGCGTTCATGACGGCGCGAATCGGCGCCGAGATGTCCTCGCAGCCGTCCGCCGGCCCCGGCGGCGAGGGGACGGCCACGCTGCAACTGCCCGAATTCCTGCGCGACCCGTTCGCGGCCGCCATGTCGCAATCCGTGCTGCTGCCCGCGTTCATCGCACTGTTCGGGATCGTGGCCGCCCTGTTCCTGGTGGGCTTCGCATCGCCGGCCGCGGCCGGCGGTCCGCCCGAAGCGGGCGACATGTTCGACGACGACTACGACGACGACGACTACGTCGAGTGCATCCTCGTGCGCGGACCCGAACACGAAGCCGTGGCCCCACCGCGCGCGGCGTACGGTGCCGAAAGCCGCGCCGAGCCGCCAGCCGACCGGGTCTTCCGCACGCGCCGAGCGCCCGCCGATGTGCGGACCAGTCCGCGCGACGACCCCGTTCCGCATGGCGGACCAATTGGGTTCGCGCACAACGGCTCTCATGTCGACGCCCGTCAGCGCTTCCGTCCGGTCACCGAGCCGTCGGCACGCGCCTACCGATCTGCCCCGAGCGACCGGGCGGCGCCTCCCGCGGAACGGCCGCCCGACGGTTCGACGCGAGGTCAGCGCCACCGCCGCGATCCCGACGACAACCCGACCGGCTACGGCCGCCATTCGTCCGGCCCCTAG
- a CDS encoding multifunctional oxoglutarate decarboxylase/oxoglutarate dehydrogenase thiamine pyrophosphate-binding subunit/dihydrolipoyllysine-residue succinyltransferase subunit → MSNISSPFGQNEWLVEEMYRKFRDDPSSVDPSWHEFLVDYNPEPTGESPSSAAGTGDGRAAPSAPQAPPAPVAPPPTQTAAPAQPAAGNGAAGAPTAAPARPKAPTPPPAEGDELQTLRGAAAAVVKNMSASLDVPTATSVRAVPAKLLIDNRIVINNQLKRTRGGKISFTHLLGYALVQAIKQFPNMNRHYAEIDGKPTAVTPAHTNLGLAIDLQGKDGKRSLVVAGIKACETMRFAQFVTAYEDIVRRARDGKLTAEDFAGVTISLTNPGTIGTVHSVPRLMSGQGAIIGVGAMEYPAEFQGASEERIAELGIGKLITLTSTYDHRIIQGAESGDFLRTIHEMLLSDAFWDDIFRELGNPYLPVRWSTDNPDSIVDKNARVMELIAAYRNRGHLMADIDPLRMDGSRFRSHPDLEILNHGLTLWDLDRVFKVNGFAGCEYKKLRDVLGLLRDAYCRHIGVEYTHILEPTQQEWLQQRVETKHVKPTVAEQKFILSKLNAAEAFETFLQTKYVGQKRFSLEGAESVIPMMDAAIDQCAEHGLDEVVIAMPHRGRLNVLANIVGKPYSQIFSEFEGNLNPSQAHGSGDVKYHLGATGVYLQMFGDNDIQVSLTANPSHLEAVDPVLEGLVRAKQDLLNRGAHDDGDEKAFSVVPMMLHGDAAFAGQGIVAETLNMADLPGYRVGGTIHIIVNNQIGFTTAPEYSRSSEYCTDVAKMIGAPIFHVNGDDPEACVWVAQLAVDFRQKFKKDVIIDMLCYRKRGHNEGDDPSMTNPAMYDVVDTKRGVRKSYTEALIGRGDISLKEAEDALRDYQGQLERVFNEVRDLEKHGVQPSASVEADQMLPAGLSTAVDKALLSRIGDAFLALPEGFTAHPRVQPVLEKRREMAYEGKIDWAFGELLALGSLVAEGKLVRLSGQDTRRGTFSQRHSVIIDRHTGEEFTPLQLLATNPDGTPTGGKFLVYDSPLSEYAAVGFEYGYTVGNPDALVLWEAQFGDFVNGAQSIIDEFISSGEAKWGQLSNVVLLLPHGHEGQGPDHTSGRIERFLQLWAEGSMTIAMPSTPSNYFHLLRRHALDGVQRPLIVFTPKSMLRNKAAVSDVRDFTEIKFRSVLEEPTYEDGIGDRGKVRRILLTSGKIYYELVARKAKDNRDDVAIVRIEQLAPLPKRRLNETLDRYPSVEEFFWVQEEPANQGAWPRFGLELPELLPDKLTGLKRISRRAMSAPSSGSSKVHAVEQQEILDTAFR, encoded by the coding sequence GTGAGCAACATAAGTTCACCATTCGGGCAAAACGAGTGGCTGGTCGAGGAGATGTACCGCAAGTTCCGCGACGACCCCTCGTCGGTCGATCCGAGCTGGCATGAGTTCCTGGTCGACTACAACCCCGAGCCGACCGGCGAATCACCCTCGAGCGCGGCGGGCACCGGTGATGGCCGGGCCGCGCCCAGCGCCCCGCAGGCGCCGCCCGCGCCGGTCGCCCCGCCGCCCACGCAGACCGCGGCGCCCGCCCAGCCCGCCGCCGGCAACGGCGCCGCCGGCGCCCCCACGGCGGCCCCGGCCAGACCCAAGGCCCCGACTCCGCCACCGGCCGAAGGCGACGAGCTGCAAACCCTGCGCGGCGCCGCGGCCGCCGTCGTCAAGAACATGTCCGCCTCGCTGGATGTCCCGACCGCCACCAGCGTCCGCGCCGTACCGGCCAAGCTGCTCATCGACAACCGGATCGTCATCAACAACCAGCTCAAGCGCACCCGCGGCGGCAAGATCTCCTTCACCCACCTGCTGGGCTACGCACTGGTGCAGGCGATCAAGCAGTTCCCGAACATGAATCGGCACTACGCCGAGATCGACGGCAAACCGACCGCGGTCACCCCGGCGCACACCAACCTCGGCCTGGCCATCGACCTACAGGGCAAGGACGGCAAGCGTTCCCTGGTGGTGGCCGGCATCAAGGCCTGCGAAACCATGCGGTTCGCGCAGTTCGTCACCGCGTACGAGGACATCGTCCGGCGGGCCAGGGACGGCAAGCTGACCGCCGAAGACTTTGCGGGAGTGACGATTTCGCTGACCAACCCGGGCACCATCGGCACCGTGCACTCGGTGCCGCGGCTGATGAGCGGCCAGGGCGCCATCATCGGTGTCGGCGCCATGGAGTACCCCGCCGAGTTCCAGGGCGCCAGCGAGGAACGCATCGCCGAGCTCGGGATCGGCAAGCTGATCACGCTGACCTCGACGTACGACCACCGGATCATCCAGGGCGCGGAATCCGGCGACTTCCTGCGCACCATCCACGAGATGCTGCTGTCGGACGCGTTCTGGGACGACATCTTCCGCGAACTGGGCAACCCGTACCTGCCGGTGCGGTGGAGCACCGACAACCCGGACTCGATCGTCGACAAGAACGCCCGGGTGATGGAGTTGATCGCGGCCTACCGCAACCGCGGCCACCTGATGGCCGACATCGACCCGCTGCGGATGGACGGCAGCCGGTTCCGCAGCCACCCCGACCTCGAGATTCTCAACCACGGCCTGACGCTGTGGGACCTCGACCGGGTGTTCAAGGTCAACGGCTTCGCCGGTTGCGAGTACAAGAAGCTGCGCGACGTGCTGGGCCTGTTGCGCGACGCCTACTGCCGGCACATCGGGGTGGAATACACCCACATCCTCGAGCCCACGCAACAGGAGTGGCTGCAGCAGCGAGTCGAGACCAAACACGTCAAGCCGACGGTGGCCGAGCAGAAGTTCATCCTGAGCAAGCTGAATGCCGCCGAGGCCTTCGAGACCTTCCTGCAGACCAAATACGTTGGCCAAAAACGTTTTTCGCTCGAGGGTGCGGAAAGCGTGATCCCGATGATGGACGCGGCCATCGACCAGTGCGCCGAGCACGGCCTCGACGAGGTGGTCATCGCGATGCCACACCGCGGGCGGCTCAACGTGCTGGCCAACATCGTCGGCAAGCCGTACTCGCAGATCTTCAGCGAGTTCGAGGGCAACCTCAATCCGTCGCAGGCCCATGGCTCCGGTGACGTCAAGTACCACCTCGGCGCCACCGGCGTCTACCTGCAGATGTTCGGCGACAACGACATTCAGGTGTCGTTGACCGCCAACCCGTCGCACCTCGAAGCCGTGGACCCGGTGCTCGAGGGCCTGGTCCGGGCCAAGCAGGACCTGCTCAACCGCGGCGCCCACGACGACGGCGACGAGAAGGCCTTCTCGGTGGTGCCGATGATGCTGCACGGTGACGCCGCGTTCGCCGGCCAGGGCATCGTCGCCGAGACGCTGAACATGGCGGACCTACCCGGTTACCGGGTCGGCGGCACCATCCACATCATCGTCAACAACCAGATCGGATTCACTACCGCGCCGGAGTATTCGCGATCCAGCGAATACTGCACCGACGTCGCCAAGATGATCGGGGCGCCGATCTTCCACGTCAACGGCGACGACCCGGAGGCGTGCGTATGGGTGGCACAGCTGGCCGTGGACTTCCGGCAGAAGTTCAAGAAGGACGTCATCATCGACATGTTGTGCTACCGCAAGCGTGGCCACAACGAAGGCGATGACCCGTCGATGACCAACCCCGCCATGTACGACGTCGTGGACACCAAGCGCGGGGTCCGCAAGAGCTACACCGAAGCCCTGATCGGCCGCGGCGACATCTCCCTGAAGGAGGCCGAGGACGCGCTGCGCGACTACCAGGGCCAGCTGGAGCGGGTGTTCAACGAGGTCCGGGACCTGGAGAAGCACGGCGTGCAGCCCAGCGCATCGGTCGAGGCCGACCAGATGCTTCCCGCGGGCCTGTCCACGGCGGTGGACAAGGCGTTGCTGTCCCGGATCGGGGACGCGTTCCTCGCCCTGCCCGAGGGCTTCACCGCGCACCCGCGGGTGCAGCCGGTGCTGGAAAAGCGCCGGGAGATGGCCTACGAAGGCAAGATCGACTGGGCCTTCGGCGAGCTGCTGGCCCTGGGTTCGCTGGTCGCCGAGGGCAAACTGGTCCGGCTGTCGGGCCAGGACACCCGGCGTGGCACCTTCTCCCAGCGGCACTCGGTGATCATCGACCGCCACACCGGCGAAGAGTTCACCCCGCTGCAGCTGCTCGCGACCAACCCCGACGGCACCCCCACCGGCGGCAAGTTCCTGGTGTATGACTCACCGCTGTCGGAGTACGCCGCCGTCGGTTTCGAATACGGCTACACCGTGGGCAATCCGGACGCCCTGGTGCTGTGGGAGGCGCAGTTCGGCGACTTCGTCAACGGCGCCCAGTCGATCATCGACGAGTTCATCAGCTCGGGTGAGGCCAAGTGGGGCCAGCTGTCCAACGTGGTGCTGTTGCTGCCGCACGGCCACGAAGGTCAGGGCCCCGACCACACCTCGGGCCGCATCGAGCGCTTCCTGCAGCTGTGGGCGGAGGGTTCGATGACGATCGCGATGCCCTCGACGCCGTCCAACTATTTCCACCTGTTGCGCAGGCACGCCCTCGACGGCGTGCAGCGGCCGCTGATCGTCTTCACGCCGAAGTCGATGCTGCGCAACAAGGCCGCCGTCAGCGACGTCAGGGACTTCACCGAGATCAAGTTCCGCTCGGTGCTCGAAGAGCCGACCTACGAAGACGGCATCGGGGACCGCGGCAAGGTCAGGCGGATCCTGCTGACCAGCGGGAAGATCTACTACGAGCTGGTCGCGCGCAAGGCCAAGGACAACCGCGACGACGTCGCGATCGTGCGCATCGAGCAACTCGCCCCGCTGCCCAAGCGCCGGCTCAACGAGACGCTGGACCGCTACCCCAGCGTCGAGGAGTTCTTCTGGGTACAGGAGGAGCCGGCCAATCAGGGCGCGTGGCCGCGGTTCGGCCTAGAGCTGCCGGAGCTGTTGCCCGACAAGCTGACCGGGCTCAAGCGGATCTCGCGCCGCGCCATGTCCGCCCCGTCGTCCGGCTCGTCGAAGGTGCACGCGGTCGAGCAGCAGGAGATCCTCGACACGGCGTTCCGCTGA
- a CDS encoding SDR family NAD(P)-dependent oxidoreductase, with the protein MQGFAGKVAVVTGAGSGIGRALAVELARSGAKVAISDVDVEGLAETEAQLKAIGAEVKADRLDVTEREAFLAYADAVREHFGKVNQVYNNAGIAFTGDVEVSQFKDIERVMDVDFWGVVNGTKAFLPHLIASGDGHVINVSSVFGLFAVPGQAAYNSAKFAVRGFTEALRQEMAATGRPVAVTTVHPGGIKTAIARNATAAEGLDQAQLASLFDKRLAKTSPQRAAQIILEAVRKKKARVLVGTDAKVLDALVRLTGPGYQQLFGPVMGRLMPKQ; encoded by the coding sequence ATGCAAGGGTTCGCCGGCAAGGTCGCCGTGGTGACGGGCGCGGGTTCGGGTATCGGGCGGGCGCTGGCCGTCGAGCTGGCCCGCTCGGGCGCCAAGGTTGCCATCAGCGACGTCGACGTCGAGGGCCTCGCCGAGACCGAGGCCCAGCTGAAGGCGATCGGAGCCGAGGTCAAGGCCGACCGCCTCGACGTGACCGAGCGTGAGGCGTTTCTGGCCTACGCCGACGCGGTCCGCGAGCACTTCGGCAAGGTGAACCAGGTCTACAACAACGCGGGCATCGCCTTCACCGGCGACGTCGAGGTCAGCCAGTTCAAGGACATCGAACGGGTGATGGACGTCGACTTCTGGGGCGTGGTCAACGGCACCAAGGCGTTCCTTCCCCACCTCATCGCGTCCGGCGACGGGCACGTCATCAACGTCTCCAGCGTGTTCGGGCTTTTCGCCGTGCCCGGGCAGGCGGCCTACAACTCGGCCAAGTTCGCGGTCCGGGGCTTCACCGAGGCGCTGCGACAGGAGATGGCCGCAACCGGCCGCCCGGTCGCGGTGACCACGGTGCACCCCGGCGGCATCAAAACCGCGATCGCCCGCAACGCCACCGCCGCCGAGGGGCTCGACCAGGCCCAGCTGGCCAGCCTGTTCGACAAACGGCTGGCCAAGACCAGCCCCCAACGAGCCGCGCAGATCATCCTGGAGGCGGTGCGCAAGAAGAAGGCCCGGGTGCTGGTCGGCACGGACGCCAAGGTGCTGGACGCCTTGGTGCGGTTGACGGGGCCCGGATATCAGCAGCTGTTCGGGCCCGTCATGGGCCGGTTGATGCCCAAGCAGTGA
- a CDS encoding SDR family NAD(P)-dependent oxidoreductase, whose product MHGFAGKVAVVTGAGSGIGQALALELARAGAKLAISDVDTAGLAETEAQLKAIGAAVKADRLDVTEREEFLAYADAVREHFGKVNQVYNNAGITFVGSIEDSQFKDIERVMDVDYWGVVNGTKAFLPHLIASGDGHIINISSALGLFSAPGQAAYVSAKFAVRGFTEALRLEMVRAGHPVRVTTVHPGGVKTGFARNAIFADGLDQDGLAELFEEQQAKTTPQRAAQVIVAGVRRNKARVLVGPDVKAMDLVVRLTGSEPERLLGGPVMSRVKGVVTRLLPKR is encoded by the coding sequence ATGCATGGGTTTGCCGGCAAGGTTGCCGTGGTGACCGGCGCGGGTTCGGGAATCGGCCAGGCGTTGGCCCTCGAACTCGCCCGCGCGGGTGCCAAACTGGCGATCAGCGACGTGGACACCGCGGGGCTGGCGGAAACCGAGGCCCAGCTGAAGGCCATCGGCGCAGCGGTCAAAGCCGATCGCCTCGACGTCACCGAGCGCGAGGAGTTCCTGGCCTACGCCGACGCCGTCCGCGAGCACTTCGGCAAGGTGAACCAGGTCTACAACAACGCGGGCATCACGTTCGTCGGGTCCATCGAAGACAGCCAATTCAAGGACATCGAACGGGTGATGGACGTGGACTACTGGGGCGTCGTCAACGGCACCAAGGCGTTCCTCCCGCACCTGATCGCCTCCGGCGACGGCCACATCATCAACATCTCGAGCGCGCTCGGCCTGTTCTCGGCGCCCGGGCAGGCGGCGTACGTGTCGGCCAAGTTCGCCGTCCGGGGCTTCACCGAGGCGCTGCGGCTGGAGATGGTGCGGGCCGGCCACCCGGTGCGGGTGACGACGGTCCACCCCGGCGGCGTGAAGACGGGCTTTGCCCGCAACGCCATCTTCGCCGACGGGCTCGACCAGGATGGCCTGGCGGAACTGTTCGAGGAACAACAGGCCAAGACCACACCGCAACGGGCGGCCCAGGTCATCGTCGCGGGCGTGCGCAGAAACAAGGCTCGCGTGCTGGTCGGGCCCGACGTCAAGGCCATGGATCTGGTGGTGCGGCTGACGGGTTCGGAACCCGAGCGGCTACTGGGCGGGCCCGTCATGAGTCGGGTGAAGGGCGTAGTGACGCGGTTGCTGCCGAAACGCTAG